In Sphingobacterium sp. R2, the genomic stretch TGCATAGATTGCGCAGACAGCTTCCAATGTTTTGTAAAAATCGCCGTCATGAAAGGATGGCCCTGTATGTTCTCCTTTCTCCAAGCCTGCCGCAATTTCGAAATTCCGATAGGCGTGACTGATCGAAGCATCTGTATAAACGTGCCAGAGTTGTGGCACCATCTGCTCATAGCATGACTTTGTACGATCGGCCCAAAAACCTTTGGTCCATTGCACATCCCCCATATCGACCGCCTGTTGGACGGCATAAGGGCTTGCGCCAGTATTTGTAATAGACTTCTCCTGGGCCTGGACCTGCCAGGCCGTCGCGAAGAAGAGACCCAGGATCAATAGTTTGCGCTTCGTTTTCATGATTTCTTTATTTTGCATCTAGCCATAGTAATTCAACTTTCCCCTGCAAGCCCGAAGGCAGCAAGCCTTTCAGAAACTTGTCCGATGCCGTCGTTTTTATTTTCTTTTCTGCAGCGGGGTTTTCTTTTTCGTACAGCAAGCGATTGCCCCAGGTGTTGTACACTTTCACCCTGACTTTATTATCTCCTTGCCGGATAAAATCAGTCACATCGATCTGATAAGGTTTGGTCCAGACGACACCAGCAGACTGTTCATTGACAAAAATTTCAGCCATGGATTCGATCGCTGAAAACTCCAAATAAGCACGCTGTTTTTTACCAATTTCATGAACATGCAACGTTGTCTCATAGCTTCCGGAGCCAGCATGGTACCTAGTTTCATTGTCTGTACTGCTTGTCCAAAACTGAGGTTCCTGCTGTTTAAGCGTTCGTTTGTTGTGCAGCCCATCAGCCGTGAATGACCACGGTTCTGTCAAGGCTGTTTTCCCGGATAACTGATAGGTTGGTACATCAATCTTTTTATCAGTGGTTAACACAAAGCCGGATTGATAGGCTTCAAATGACAAGTCAAAAACTGTCCTATCCTTGATCACTTTAAACGGTAGCACCGCCAGTTTGTCGCTTACCGGATCGTAACGGTATGCATATCGGTTATTTGTCCGTAAAGACAAAGTCGCTCTTTGCCTTAGGCTGTCCTGATTGGCCACAAAAAACAAATGGCCGCCATCGAAACGGCGATGGTTCCAAGAAATATGCGGATTGTCCCCTTCGTTGATCAGCACATCAGGAACAATATTTAATGGACTAAAATCCTTGGATTCATAGTGTCCAACAAGCACCCGCCCTTTTCCGAGTTGTTTAACCTGTAATGTTGTATTTGTGAATGGCTCGAGATTGCTGAATAATTCTTTAAGCAAACTGCGATATTGTTGTGCTTTTTCATCCGTCAATTTGCCCCGCCAGGTCTGTGGTATATCTTGAAAAAGCACCGTAGCCCCTTGATTGACAAGACTCCTGATGCGTTCTAAGGTACGAAGGGAATACTGGCTACCATTCGGATTTAATGCTGTTTCTCCAGGCATCACAAGTAAAGAGTAAGCAATATGGTCCGCAAAAATCACCTTACCGTCTAGCACCCTAGTCTGGTTCCATAGTGCATCGGGATTGAAGGAATCGTAGGCATAGCCGCGTAGTGGATCAACCCAATCTTCGGGCCTATACATATTGGCTCCTGTAGTCACCCCCGCAACTTTCTGCATCGGTAAGCCGACATTGGCCAACAGAGAATCTGTCCGATGGACACGGCCTTCACCGATAATACCAGGCAGCACATTGACCAAAGCACTTGGAAGCAGGGATCTTCTGGGAATCTCTTCACCAATAAACACAGCTACATCACGTACGGGGACCCCGTGTTGTAAGAGTTGTTGTGTCCGGATGGCATAATTCACCCATTCTTTACCGGGTTTCCACCAGGTTTGATCGCGCTGAAAATAGGTTCCGATACCATCCATGGTCATACCTGGTTTGCGGTCTACCCAAGGATTGTGGACATATACATGGTAAACTAGATTATTGATTCCCAAGGCGTAATTTCTATCCTGAAGACTTTTCAGGAGTCGTGGATGTTCGTCCCATTGAGCCCGAATCTGGGTAAAGGCTTCGGACATCGTCACCTGTTTGCCATAAATATGGCTTCCAGAAATGGCATCCAGGATATCAGCAGGTTTATCGTGCGAAGGACTTCTGAGCCAAAACTCACCCATTGGACGATCGGTTGAAGCAAAATGGGCCAGCCCATCACCGACCATCACGGGAGCCGTGGCTTCGGCTGTAAATTCGACTCCGTATTCATCCGCTTTCTGACGTAATGTCGCATAACCATTCTCCTGCAACAGCTCACTGATGGTCTGTCTGTAATCTTGCAAAAAGGCTTCGGAATCTTCTACACTGTTGACAAAACAACCTGTCAAAACAGGGAGATAGTCGGTCAAGTCATAACCCCGGCGTTTCAAAAACTCGTTCGGAAAACTTCGGGTCCAGTTTTGACTACCACATTCCCAAGAATCAATATGAAATACTGTGAGGACTTCTTTAGATAATTGCGGATCCACCTGTTTTTTAGCTGCCCCGAACCACTGGTCAAATTGAAAAGCGACAGTAGCCGCGTCTAATT encodes the following:
- a CDS encoding glycosyl hydrolase — protein: MTRIKLLLGTSLLFGCLSGNAQIKGIPTALVPLDQHSFEQAKPWVFWYFMHASYSKEGIAADLKAMADNNIKGAYLAPIKGKTDPPLFNPPTESLTPEWWDMFKYIVDEAKKYGVKIALLPNDGFATAGGPWISLEKSMQKVVHADTVIDSKGERMRNVQLPQPQAQQGYYEDIALFALPLTHSPRKSFTEKVHVSNSYGEDLKRLAERGNKQNFAAAAPGWIQYAFERPFPCNSLKIEWTASNYQANRLQVWASDDGLNFRKITQLESPRMGWLDWDNGVTHLIPYTRAKYFRFVYDPVGSEPGAEDLDSGKWKPSLKLNGISLFEEAQVNQIEGKTGEIWRVGKNSEPSTVAKDAIVGQQQLIRLPSPDQAGRVDLTLPAGRWKILRVGHTSTGHKNETAGAGKGLECDKLDAATVAFQFDQWFGAAKKQVDPQLSKEVLTVFHIDSWECGSQNWTRSFPNEFLKRRGYDLTDYLPVLTGCFVNSVEDSEAFLQDYRQTISELLQENGYATLRQKADEYGVEFTAEATAPVMVGDGLAHFASTDRPMGEFWLRSPSHDKPADILDAISGSHIYGKQVTMSEAFTQIRAQWDEHPRLLKSLQDRNYALGINNLVYHVYVHNPWVDRKPGMTMDGIGTYFQRDQTWWKPGKEWVNYAIRTQQLLQHGVPVRDVAVFIGEEIPRRSLLPSALVNVLPGIIGEGRVHRTDSLLANVGLPMQKVAGVTTGANMYRPEDWVDPLRGYAYDSFNPDALWNQTRVLDGKVIFADHIAYSLLVMPGETALNPNGSQYSLRTLERIRSLVNQGATVLFQDIPQTWRGKLTDEKAQQYRSLLKELFSNLEPFTNTTLQVKQLGKGRVLVGHYESKDFSPLNIVPDVLINEGDNPHISWNHRRFDGGHLFFVANQDSLRQRATLSLRTNNRYAYRYDPVSDKLAVLPFKVIKDRTVFDLSFEAYQSGFVLTTDKKIDVPTYQLSGKTALTEPWSFTADGLHNKRTLKQQEPQFWTSSTDNETRYHAGSGSYETTLHVHEIGKKQRAYLEFSAIESMAEIFVNEQSAGVVWTKPYQIDVTDFIRQGDNKVRVKVYNTWGNRLLYEKENPAAEKKIKTTASDKFLKGLLPSGLQGKVELLWLDAK